Genomic window (Deltaproteobacteria bacterium):
CAGCCGCGGCGATGGCCGGTGGTGCGCGATCATCGGGGTGTAGGAGCAGTCGAGCCGGGCGCGCACGCGGTGGCGGCGGCACGCGGCGAGCACGGCGGGCAACAGCGCGCGGTGTTGGGCGTCGGTGCAGGTCATCGCCGCGAACGCGGCGCGACCGCGGCCGGCCGGCTTGAACCGGAGCAGCTCCACCTCGTTGAGCCGGCGGCGGCGCGCGTAGGCGAACAGCGCGTCGATCTCGGCGAAGTTGTGACGGGTGACCACGACGTTGATGCCGACCTCGCGCTTGACGGCGCGCAGTCGCCGCACGGCCGCGTCGGCGCGGGCGAACCCGTCGAACCCGCGCACGGCGGCGTAGCGGTCGCGCAGGCCGTCCACCGACACGTTGATCTGGCCGAACAGGTGCGCGCAGGCGACGACGTTGTCGACGCCGCTGAGCCCGCTCGTGGTGAGATTGGGCACCAGTCCGCGCGCGCGCGCGTGCGCCGCCAGGTCGGCGAGCCACGGCAGGTCCGCGCTCTCACCGCCGCCGAGCGCGAGATGAAACACGCCCATGTCGGCCAGCACGTCCACCGCGCGTTTCCAGGCGTCGAGGCCCCACTCGCCGGCGGCGCCCGCGGGCGTCGCGCCGGTGTAGCAGCCGGTGCAGCCGGCGCCGCAGCGATTCGTGATCTGAAGGTGCGCCTCGAGCGGCGCCGACAGCGGCGAGCGGCCGACCGCGCCGTCGTCGCGCGGGTCGGCCCACAGCGGTCCGCCGTCGATGCCGATGCGGCGCGCGAACGCGCGGTCGACGAACACGAGCGCGCGCGGCCGGACGAGCTGCGCGATGGCGCCGAACCGCTCGGCGCGCGCGCGGCGCGGCGCGGCGGGCCGGCGCCGCCGCAGGCGGCTACGAAGCGCGGCGAGCATCCCGGCCGCGGCGCAGGCGCAACAGGGCGCCCACGACGGGCGTCGCGAGCGCCACGGCGGCCGCGCCGAACAACAAGAAGGTGACGTCGACGCCGAGGCTCGACGAGTTGGGATTGAGGCCCCATTTGACGGCCAACACGCGCCCGCTGCGCCGCATGGCGCCAGTGTAGCGCAACCCGGTCAATGGGCCGGGCCGAAGCGCACGGTGCGCGCGATCAGTTCGAGCAGGTGAGTGCGGTGCAGTGCGATGTAGATCGCGGCGGCGACCGCGATCGCTGACAGCGCCGCGTGCGCGATGGCGCGCGCGGGGGCGCGGTCGACGGAGAGTCCGGCGCCGCTGAGCCACGCGGCGGCGATGCCGATGCCGAGGATGGTGGCGGTGGCGGGGGCGAGCGCCTCGTGGCCGGTGAGCGCGAATGCGACGAGCGCCGCGGCGACCGGAATGAGATAGATCGCCTCGGTCGGCGGTCTGCGCAGCGCCGCGAGCGCGGCGCGCCACGAGCCGGCGGCCTGGCGGACCGACGCGAGCAGCGTGGCGAGCGAGAGGGCGAGCGCCGCGACCGCTGCTCGGTACCAGCGCCGCTCGGCGGCCGCTCGATCGAGGCGGTCTTGCGCGGCCTGGCGAGCGCGCAGTCGCGCCGAGTCGCCGTCGTCGCGCATGCGTGCGATGCGATCGCGCGCCGTCGCGAAGTCGCCGCGCGCGATCGCCACCTCGGCCGCCCCGCGCAGCGCCTCGAACGCCTCCGGCCGATCCGGCCACTGCCGGGCGACGTCGTCGTAGCGCCTGGCCGCGCACGCGAGATCGCCGCTTCGCTCGCACACGCGCGCCGCCCACAGCGCCGCGCGCGGCGCGCCGGGCCAGTCGGGGTACTCGGCCAGCAACGCGTCGACGGCGGCGATCGACGCCGCGTCCCCCTGCTGCGGGTAGGCTTGCACGATCGCGTTGAACCGGGCCAGCGCGCGGGCGCCGCCGCCGTCCGGACCGAGGTCGGCGCGCACGGCATCCGCCCGCCGGCGCGCCGCGAGCGCGAGTCGGCTGGTCGGGTAGTCGCGGGCGAGCCGCTCGTACAGGGCGAGCGCGCGCGCGGGATCGCCGAGGCGGGATTCGTACAGCTTCGCCGCTTCGTACACCGCATCGTCCGCCTGGGCCGCGCCGGGGAACCGGTCGGCCACCGCCTCGAACGCGGCGGCTGCTGCGGCCGCGTCGGATTCCGCGAGCAGGTCGACGGCGGCGTCGAACGCGGCGGCCGCGCCGGACGCATCTGCGCGCGGCGGGGCGACGCCGGCGTCGTGCGGGGGCCGGCTGCCGCTCGCGTACGCCCGCTCCGGCGCGCGGCCGAGCGCGGCCCACGCCACGGCGGCGACAGCGCATGCGGCGGCGCGCGGTGGCATCATTCGCCCCGCTGGATACCGAGCGCGCGCAGCTTCTTGTGCAAGTTCGTCCGCTCGATCCCGAGCGCTTGCGCCGTGCGCGAGATGTTCCAGTCGAACTCGTCGAGCTTGTGGCGAATGTACGCCCTCTCCATGTGCTCGCGAAACTCGCGCAGCGACATCGCGCCATAGTTCGCCATGTCGAACTCGCCGCCGGCGGCAGGCGCCGCCGCGACGGGCCGCTGTCCCGACAGGATGTAGTCGGGCAGATCGTGCTCGCCGATTTCGTCGTCGCTCATGATGACGAGCCGCTCGACGACGTTGCGCAGCTCGCGGACGTTGCCGGGCCAATGATAGGCGCGCAGGCGGTCGATCACCTCCGGCCGCACGCGCTTGGGCCGAAATCCGTTTTCCTCGCAACATTCCCGCACGAACGCCTCGACCAACAGCGGGATGTCCTCGAGGCGCTCGCGCAGCGCGGGCGACCGGATCGGCACGACGTTGAGGCGAAAGTACAGGTCTTCGCGGAACGTGCCGTCTTCGACCGCTCGTTGCAGATCTTTATTGGTTGCGGCGACGACGCGGCAGTCCGTCTTCAGCGTCTGCTCGCCGCCGACCCGAGCGAACTCGCCGGTCTGCAGCACGCGCAAGACCTTCGCCTGCGCCGGCAACGACATGTCGCCGATTTCGTCGAGAAACAGGGTGCCGCCGTCGGCGACCTCGAACAGCCCGCGCTTTTTCGCGATCGCGCCGGTGAACGCGCCGCGCTCGTGACCGAACAGTTCGCTCTCGATCAGCTCCGGCGGAATCGCCGCGCAGTTGACCTTGACGAACTCGCCGCCGGCTACCGGGCTGTTGCGGTGGATGGCGCGGGCGATCAACTCCTTGCCGGTGCCGCTTTCGCCGGTGATCAGCACGCGGCTGCGCGTCGGCGCGACCTTGGCGATCTGGCGGCGCACGGCCTGCATCGCCGGCGACGTGCCGAGCATCTCGTAGCGCGCGTCGACGGTCGCTCGCAGGCGGTTGACCTCGAGCGCCATGCGCCGGCGGTCGATCGCGTTGCGAACGGTGATCACGACGTGGCTGCGGTCGAGCGGCTTCTCGAGAAAATCGAACGCGCCGATGCGCGTGGACTGAACCGCGTCTTCGATCGTCGCATGGCCCGAGATCATGATGACCGGGATGTCCGGGTCGAAGCCGTTGTGCGCTCCGTCGGGGCCGCGCGACTTCATGCGTTCGAGCAAGTCGATGCCGTTGTCGTCGCCGAGCTTCACGTCGAGAAGTACGGCGTCGATGCGGCGAGGGCCGCGCAGGTGGCGCTCCGCCTCGGCGGCGTCGGCGGCTTCGAGCGCGACATAGCCCTCGCCCTCGAGCACCATGCGAAGCGTGCGGCGGATGTTTCGCTCGTCGTCCACGATCAGGACGACCGGGTCCGAGTCAGTCACGGTCGGCATCTCCTCGGTTTGCGCGGGCGGCGCGGGCGGTGGGATCGTGGCGCGCGCGCCGCGCCGTGTACAGGGCCGCGGCGACGAGCGCGGCGCCGGCGGCGATCCACCCCCATCGGCCGGCGCTCGGGGCCGGCGGCGGCGCGCGGTACAGCGGCGCGGCGGGCGCGTCCGCGGCCGCCACGGCCGGGGCGGTCGCCGGCGCGAGCGCGGGGGGCGGCGCGGGCGGCGGCGATGCGGTGGTCGCCGGGGGCGGTATCGGCGGCAGCGGCTTCCGGTTCGCCGCGAGCGGCTCCACGGCGGCAAGCGCCGCGTCGCAGCGCGGTCCGTACGCTGCGTCGTCGGCTTCAGCGACCACGCACTCGGCGCGCACTTGCCGCGCGCGGCCGTCGGAATCGATCCACAGCCACGCGCGCACGCGGGTGATCGTCTCGTTGCTGGCATGGCGCCACACCAGCGCCGCGGTCACCACGTCGCGGTCGGCCCGTTCGCGGTACGACACGGTCTCGCCGGCGGCGATCGGGGACGTCGGGTCGGCGGGCGCGGCGCGGATTTCGTCGAGACCGGCGCGGATCGCCGCCGTCGGGTTCTCGGCGGGTTCGGCGGCGCGGATGTCGAACACGTACACTGCATAGCGGCCGCGGGCGACGAACGCGCGCGCGGTCACCCGGGCAGCGCCGCCGAAGTGACGCTGCGCACCGACGGTGGCGGCGAGCGTATCCGCGAGCGCGGGCTGGTCGATCGCGTCGGCGGGCGGGGTGAACGTGTAGCCGGGGGCGGCGATGCGCGCCGCGGCGATCAGAACGTGGACCAGAACTGCTCGCATTGGGCGGCGGACCGCGCGCGGTCGCGCGGATTGAAGGCGCACGCGGCCGCAGTGACGCGCAGGTGACCATCGGCGGCCAACTCGGCGCGCACGCGCACGCGCCCGCGCAGCGATCCGAGTTCGATGTCGGCGGTCGACTCGTTGCGGTCGGTGCGCGCGCCGCCGATCCGCGCGCCGCGCCGCGACAGCTCCGCGGCGAACGCGGCGTGCGCGTCTGCGATCGCCGCGGCGGGATCCGCGATCGGTCCCGGCACCGCGACCGTGTCGACGACCGCGAAGCAGCCGGATGCGGGGTCGCCCCACGCGCGCGCCTCGGCGTCGGCCACGAGGGACGCCCCCCGCGCCGCGCCGGTGTGGGCGCCGGTGGCGGCCGCCACCAGCTCGGGAAGCGGCTGCCAGCTGGCGGCCGGCGCGATGGCCGCGGCGGCCGCCGCCGCGACGCCTGCCGCGACGGCCGCCACCATCGCCGTCACGGCGCGACCCACCACACCTCCTGGCCGAGGTCGACGCCGAGGGCCGCGCGCGTCGCGTCGTCGATGCGCACGTCGTCGGTGCCGGGCGTGACGGAAAACCGCCCGCAGGCCGCGCGGAACCCGGTGTCGCCCTCCACCGCAACGATGCCCCACGGCGCGTCGTCCGCCGGGGAGGTCGCGGCGCGACCGCGGATCGCGTTGTCGACCAGCGTGATCTGATCGGTATCCGCGAAAAAGTGCGGGCCGCCGTCGAATGGATCGATCTGCTCCGCGTACTCGAAGCCGATGCGCCGCAGCATCTTTTCGACGCCGCGCTGAGCGGGTCCGACCTGGCCGATGATCGAGCGCGCGCGTTCCGGCAGCATGCTCGTGTAGATCAGCTCGTGCGGAAACAATGCCTGGATGAACTCCTTGTTGTCCTTCGACAGCAGGTCGGCCTCCTGGTACGACAGCCCGGTGAAGTGGTAACCGAGGCTGTTCCACAGCGCGCTCGTGCCGTCCGGTTCCAGCGGGGGCAACAGCTCGGACAGCACCTGGTCCTGGAACACGTCGCGATGCATCGCGATGAACAGGAACCGGACGTACGACAGGAACTTGCCGAGTGACTCGGGCCGGCCGCGGTAGTCCGGCAGCAGGATCAGCCCGCCGATCTCCGTCGGCCCGTCGTAGTTGTAGCCGATGCGCAGGCATTGGTGGACGAAGTATCGGTCGAGCGTCACCGAGTAGCGCTCCTCGTGCACGACGCGGAAGAACACGTGGGGCGCGCGGCGCGTGCCGTGTTTGGCGTGGATCATCGACGTGCCGACCACGCGGCGGGCGCCCGTGTCCTCGAGGACGAACAGGTATTCGCGCTCGACCCGGTCGAGGTCGCCGGAAAACGACCGCTCGGACGTGGCGACGATGCGCTCGATGTGCCGGCGGTCGGCCGGGAGGTTCATCGTGTCCAGGTGGTGCGCGACGGCGACAATCTGGTCGATATCGTTTTGAAACGATTGACGAATTACGAACACGCGGCCTCCTTTGGCCGCCAGCCTAGCACGGCCGTGCGCCGGGCGCGCGGAGCCGCTCGCGCGCACCGGACCGGTCAGCGCGGACCCGCCGCGCGCGCCGCGGTCGCGCGCCCCGTGTCGCCCGGAATCGTCGCGGCCAGCCGCATTGCCAGCTCCGCGGCGTCGGCGCCCGCGTCGCGCAGCCACGCCGCCAGGCCGGGCGCGAGCTGTTCGCGCGCGACGTCGACGTAGGAAATGATGCGGATCGGCCGCAGTCCGGCGCGCAGCCGCCGCTCGTTCTCGCGGTCGATCCAGTCGAGGATGAGCGGCAGCGCCCGCGCGGTGACCGCTTTGGTGTCGTGCATCAGCAGGACGCCGCGGCCGTCGAGCGCGCGCAGCTTGCGCTCGACGTAGGCGAGCGTGAGGTTCAGGTCGTGGTGCTCCCACTCGTGCGGGTCCATGTCCCAGTGAAAGTGCGTGAGGCCCCGCGCCGCCAGCATCGCGCGGACGCGATCGCACTTGGCCCCGTACGGCGCGCGGAACCAGCGCAGCGGCATGCCGAGCAGGTCGCGGAACATGCGGGCGTTTTCGTCGATCTCGAACGCGGCCCGCTCGCGCGGCCCGGCGCACAGCTGCGCGTGATGGATGGTGTGGTTGCCGACGAGGTGGCCCTCGCGCACGGCGCGGCGAGCGATCTGCCGCCGCGCGTCGACGCCCCGGCGGTCGCCGGTGATCCGGCGGCCGACCCAGAAGAACACGGCGTGCAGGCCGCGCCGTTTCAACTCGTCGAGGATCTGCGGCGTGTACTCCTCGTGGGGCCCGTCGTCGAACGTGAGCAGCAGTTCGGGGTCGCCGCTGGCCGACGGTCCCGCGGCCGGCTGCGGCCACGGCGCCCCGGCGCGCGCGACGGCGGCCAGCGCCAATACGGACAGGACGGCGGTCGACGCGAACGGGCGCACGAGATCTCGATTTTCCTATAAATGCGCGGAGCGGGGAAAGTTCTCGGCCGCGCAGTCGCGTGGCAAGTCGGCGAGCGGCGCGCCGGTCCACCCGCCGGCGCGTTCGAGCGCAGGCGCCCGCGCCCCGGCGCGCTCCGCGCGCATCCGGCGCTACCGCACCGCTCAGAACGGGATGTCGTCGTCCGGGCTGCCGCCGCCGAAGCCGCCGTTGTCGTAGGGCCCGTCCGGCTCCGGGGGAGGCGGGAAGTCTCCGCCGCCGCCGCCGCCGCGCCCGCCGCCGCCGAGGAACTGCACGTCGGTGGCGACGATCTCCGTCGTGTAGCGCTTGTTGCCGTCCTTGTCTTCCCACGACCGCGTGCGCAGCCGGCCCTCGACGTAGCACTGCCGCCCCTTGGACAGGTACTTGGCGCACAGCTCGGCGCGCTTGCCCCACACCACGACGCGATGCCACTCGGTGCGCTCCTGGCGCTGGCCCTGCTTGTCGGTCCAGCTCTCGTTGGTGGCGATGCGCATCTCGCACACCCCCGCGCCGCTGGGGGTGTAGCGCATGTCGGGGTCGGCCCCGAGATTTCCGATGAGGATGACTTTGTTGACGCCGCCGGCCATGGGGTGCCTCCGTTCTCGTGTCGCCGACGCTAGCACGGTCGTGTGACAGCGGCACCGCCGGGTGGCGGGCCGCCGCGAAACTCCGGCCGAACTCTGGTAAGAAGCCGCCGATGTACCGCCATTTGCGCGTAGCCGTGGTGATGCCGGCGTTCAACGAGGAGCGCTCGATCGAGGCCGCGGTCGCCTCGGTGCCCGCGTACGTGGACCGCATCGTCGTGGTGGACGATGCGTCGCGCGACGCCACGGCCGCCGTCGCCGGGCGCCGCGGCGGCCCGCGCGTCGAGATCGTCCGCCACGGCGCCAACCGCGGCGTCGGCGCGGCGATCGCGACCGGCTACCGGCGCGCGCTGGCCCACGGCGACGACGTCGTCGCGGTGATGGCCGGCGACGGCCAGATGGACCCGGCCGACTTGCCGCGCCTGCTCGACCCGATCGTCGACGGCGCCGCCGACTACGTCAAGGGCAATCGGTTCGCCCACCCGGACGTGTGGCGCGAGATGCCGGTGTCGCGACTGGTCGGCAACATCGCGCTGTCGTTCGCCACCAAGGTGACGAGCGGCTACTGGCGCGTGTTCGACTCGCAGTGCGGCTACACGGCGATCTCGCGGCGCGCGCTCGCCGCGCTCGACCTGGATCGACTGTTTCCGCGATACGGCTATCCCAACGATCTGCTCGCGCGGCTGCACGCGTGCGGCGCGCGCGTCGTCGACGTGCCCGTGCGGCCGGTGTACGGCCCCGCGTGGCGCAGCGGCTTGCGACCGCGCCACGTCGTGTATCCGATCTCGTTCGTATTGATGCGGTCGTGGGCGCAGCGAGTCGCGCGGCCGGCGGCGCGGCGCGCGCTGGCCGAGCCGCCGGCGCCGTGATGCGGATCGGCGTCGTCACCACGTCGTTTCCGCGCGGCCCGGACGACTGGGCGGGCGGCTTCGTCGCCGGCCACGTCAGTTGGTTGCGGTCGCAAGGAATCGACGTCGACGTGGTGGCCGCCGGCGACGGGCCGGGGCGCGTGGCGCCGGGGGCCGCGCTGTTTTACGGCGAGGGCGCGCCCGACCGGCTCGCGCGCGACCGCCGC
Coding sequences:
- a CDS encoding radical SAM protein produces the protein MLAALRSRLRRRRPAAPRRARAERFGAIAQLVRPRALVFVDRAFARRIGIDGGPLWADPRDDGAVGRSPLSAPLEAHLQITNRCGAGCTGCYTGATPAGAAGEWGLDAWKRAVDVLADMGVFHLALGGGESADLPWLADLAAHARARGLVPNLTTSGLSGVDNVVACAHLFGQINVSVDGLRDRYAAVRGFDGFARADAAVRRLRAVKREVGINVVVTRHNFAEIDALFAYARRRRLNEVELLRFKPAGRGRAAFAAMTCTDAQHRALLPAVLAACRRHRVRARLDCSYTPMIAHHRPSPRLLAQLAVYGCTGGDFLVGAKASGAVTACSFADPPPARPRVDRLPTYWTEPGAFGTFRSWRADAAEPCRSCDYLELCRGGCAVVSAHVAGDPRAPDPECPRVVDSRRDVGSNRTGA
- a CDS encoding sigma-54-dependent Fis family transcriptional regulator, whose translation is MPTVTDSDPVVLIVDDERNIRRTLRMVLEGEGYVALEAADAAEAERHLRGPRRIDAVLLDVKLGDDNGIDLLERMKSRGPDGAHNGFDPDIPVIMISGHATIEDAVQSTRIGAFDFLEKPLDRSHVVITVRNAIDRRRMALEVNRLRATVDARYEMLGTSPAMQAVRRQIAKVAPTRSRVLITGESGTGKELIARAIHRNSPVAGGEFVKVNCAAIPPELIESELFGHERGAFTGAIAKKRGLFEVADGGTLFLDEIGDMSLPAQAKVLRVLQTGEFARVGGEQTLKTDCRVVAATNKDLQRAVEDGTFREDLYFRLNVVPIRSPALRERLEDIPLLVEAFVRECCEENGFRPKRVRPEVIDRLRAYHWPGNVRELRNVVERLVIMSDDEIGEHDLPDYILSGQRPVAAAPAAGGEFDMANYGAMSLREFREHMERAYIRHKLDEFDWNISRTAQALGIERTNLHKKLRALGIQRGE
- a CDS encoding arginine N-succinyltransferase; this encodes MFVIRQSFQNDIDQIVAVAHHLDTMNLPADRRHIERIVATSERSFSGDLDRVEREYLFVLEDTGARRVVGTSMIHAKHGTRRAPHVFFRVVHEERYSVTLDRYFVHQCLRIGYNYDGPTEIGGLILLPDYRGRPESLGKFLSYVRFLFIAMHRDVFQDQVLSELLPPLEPDGTSALWNSLGYHFTGLSYQEADLLSKDNKEFIQALFPHELIYTSMLPERARSIIGQVGPAQRGVEKMLRRIGFEYAEQIDPFDGGPHFFADTDQITLVDNAIRGRAATSPADDAPWGIVAVEGDTGFRAACGRFSVTPGTDDVRIDDATRAALGVDLGQEVWWVAP
- a CDS encoding polysaccharide deacetylase family protein, with translation MRPFASTAVLSVLALAAVARAGAPWPQPAAGPSASGDPELLLTFDDGPHEEYTPQILDELKRRGLHAVFFWVGRRITGDRRGVDARRQIARRAVREGHLVGNHTIHHAQLCAGPRERAAFEIDENARMFRDLLGMPLRWFRAPYGAKCDRVRAMLAARGLTHFHWDMDPHEWEHHDLNLTLAYVERKLRALDGRGVLLMHDTKAVTARALPLILDWIDRENERRLRAGLRPIRIISYVDVAREQLAPGLAAWLRDAGADAAELAMRLAATIPGDTGRATAARAAGPR
- a CDS encoding single-stranded DNA-binding protein produces the protein MAGGVNKVILIGNLGADPDMRYTPSGAGVCEMRIATNESWTDKQGQRQERTEWHRVVVWGKRAELCAKYLSKGRQCYVEGRLRTRSWEDKDGNKRYTTEIVATDVQFLGGGGRGGGGGGDFPPPPEPDGPYDNGGFGGGSPDDDIPF
- a CDS encoding glycosyltransferase family 2 protein, coding for MYRHLRVAVVMPAFNEERSIEAAVASVPAYVDRIVVVDDASRDATAAVAGRRGGPRVEIVRHGANRGVGAAIATGYRRALAHGDDVVAVMAGDGQMDPADLPRLLDPIVDGAADYVKGNRFAHPDVWREMPVSRLVGNIALSFATKVTSGYWRVFDSQCGYTAISRRALAALDLDRLFPRYGYPNDLLARLHACGARVVDVPVRPVYGPAWRSGLRPRHVVYPISFVLMRSWAQRVARPAARRALAEPPAP